In Phragmitibacter flavus, one DNA window encodes the following:
- a CDS encoding O-acetyl-ADP-ribose deacetylase encodes MKLSAWQGDITKLSVDAIVNAANSSLLGGGGVDGAIHRAAGPDLVHECRLRGGCKVGEAKFTKGYRLPARFIIHTVGPVWNGGGSGESDLLASCYLRSLEIAEMNSLSTIAFPCISTGIYRFPSKVAAEIAYRTVSDYMTNTKHLQKVTFCCFSDGDFQLYQRLLAE; translated from the coding sequence ATGAAGCTCTCCGCATGGCAAGGCGATATCACAAAGCTTTCTGTGGACGCCATCGTAAACGCAGCGAATTCGTCTTTGTTGGGCGGAGGAGGGGTAGACGGAGCTATCCATAGGGCGGCCGGTCCAGATCTTGTTCATGAGTGTCGGTTGCGAGGTGGTTGCAAGGTCGGCGAAGCCAAATTCACCAAAGGCTATCGATTACCCGCTCGATTCATCATTCACACGGTGGGACCGGTCTGGAATGGTGGTGGTTCCGGTGAATCTGATTTGCTCGCATCTTGTTATCTTCGATCGCTAGAGATTGCGGAAATGAATTCCCTTTCAACTATCGCGTTTCCTTGCATCAGCACTGGCATCTATCGTTTCCCCTCAAAGGTGGCTGCAGAGATTGCTTACCGAACGGTATCTGATTATATGACTAACACAAAACATCTTCAGAAAGTCACCTTTTGCTGCTTCAGCGACGGGGATTTTCAGTTGTATCAGCGCCTACTTGCTGAATGA